The Setaria italica strain Yugu1 chromosome IX, Setaria_italica_v2.0, whole genome shotgun sequence genome has a window encoding:
- the LOC101767836 gene encoding BTB/POZ domain-containing protein At1g63850 isoform X1: MSLRKRQRSASSSRLAAFCSPPSPPPPSSSSASRPDSLSFPNADLLLRLHLDPSSPDDADAEPYPDCHLAAAAGTFLDLHVSSSSLLRSRYFAALLSDRWSPSPFPPAGGRLSLAVVASPSCSRPFHAHVEVLRLLHTLDFAGAIRSPGDALDLLPVALQLLFDACVEACIRFLEAVPWSEDEEARVIDLAPLLPADEAADLLARVSPPPVATGPTSAAGEAARSPSEAMLHGLIHSAIHGHPVHAATKAFVAMLLKDYPSRDCVHKVLDEAFQSRLETVKELMGKYASPDFRVAVDSDEREAIQRLNLHSAVLNVKHLYWLIERMVDLRVADNAVTLWSDQVALATDLQKLLSDADMWRNMTPGLPVLVTRCTLRLANSVVTGETLVPRQVRTKLVSCWLPVLNVCRGIVQPMHFHKSTNCQELEEAFLQIISTLPVPEAQELLRQCLGFSTRNVDDCPHLVAAFKTWFRRAGRAPLGGDI, encoded by the exons ATGTCCCTCCGCAAGCGCCAGCGCTCGGCCAGCAGCTCCCGCCTCGCCGCCTtctgctcgccgccgtcccctccccctccctcctcctcttccgccTCCCGCCCCGACTCGCTCTCCTTCCCCAacgccgacctcctcctccgcctccaccttgACCCCTCTTCccccgacgacgccgacgctgaGCCGTACCCCGActgccacctcgccgccgccgccggaaccttCCTCGACCTGCACGTCTCGTCCTCGTCCCTCCTCCGTTCGCGCTACTTCGCCGCCCTCCTCTCCGACCGCTGGTCCCCGTCCCCGTTCCCCCCGGCGGGTGGCCGTCTCTCCCTCGCTGTGGTGGCGTCCCCCTCGTGCTCCCGCCCATTCCACGCCCACGTCGAGgtgctccgcctcctccacaCGCTCGACTTCGCGGGCGCCATCCGCTCCCCCGGCGATGCCCTCGACCTCCTCCCCGTCGCGCTCCAGCTCCTCTTTGACGCCTGCGTCGAGGCTTGCATCCGCTTCCTCGAGGCGGTGCCCTGgtccgaggacgaggaggcccgCGTCATCGACCTCGccccgctcctccccgccgatGAGGCAGCCGACCTGCTCGCCAGGGTCTCCCCTCCCCCCGTCGCCACTGGTCCCACTTCCGCTGCGGGGGAGGCCGCCAGGTCGCCCTCCGAGGCCATGCTGCACGGCCTGATCCACTCGGCGATCCATGGCCACCCCGTCCACGCTGCCACCAAGGCGTTCGTCGCGATGCTCCTCAAGGACTACCCGTCGCGGGACTGCGTCCACAAGGTGCTCGACGAGGCATTTCAGTCGCGCCTGGAGACAGTCAAGGAGCTCATGGGGAAGTACGCCAGCCCGGACTTCAGGGTCGCTGTGGACAGTGACGAACGCGAGGCCATACAGAGGCTGAACCTGCATTCTGCAGTGTTGAATGTGAAGCACCTGTATTggctcatcgagaggatggTCGATCTGAGGGTGGCGGATAATGCGGTGACGCTGTGGAGTGATCAGGTTGCCCTGGCTACTGATTTGCAGAAGTTGCTGAGTGATGCGGACATGTGGAGGAACATGACGCCTGGGCTTCCGGTGCTTGTGACCAGATGCACACTCAGGCTCGCCAATTCAGTTGTCACTGGGGAGACTCTGGTACCTCGGCAG GTGAGGACGAAGCTCGTCAGTTGCTGGCTCCCTGTCCTGAACGTCTGCCGGGGCATAGTTCAACCAATGCACTTCCACAAATCAACGAACTGccaggagctggaggaggcgtTTCTTCAGATCATCTCCACTCTGCCCGTCCCAGAGGCCCAGGAGCTGCTTCGGCAATGCCTCGGGTTCTCGACCCGCAACGTCGACGACTGCCCGCATCTGGTTGCCGCGTTCAAGACGTGGTTCCGGCGCGCTGGCCGGGCTCCTCTGGGTGGCGATATCTGA
- the LOC101767328 gene encoding uncharacterized protein LOC101767328, whose translation MAARQGRGWAPGTGAFAAVALAVGAGRQYEWDGVSTVAAFREPAAHWSHGQRRPTWPHALTLALDPPYAIFFEGGTALIFILLPGVTCVFSAKVLGASISFWIERLRCLSSSLSLSSLLYRALLRS comes from the coding sequence ATGGCGGCGAGACAGGGCAGGGGTTGGGCGCCCGGCACGGGGGCCTTCGCGGCCGTGGCACTGGCGGTGGGCGCGGGTCGACAGTACGAGTGGGATGGGGTCTCCACAGTGGCGGCGTTCCGCGAGCCCGCAGCGCACTGGAGCCATGGGCAGCGCCGGCCTACGTGGCCGCACGCGCTCACGCTCGCACTCGACCCGCCCTACGCCATCTTCTTCGAGGGTGGCACCGCGCTCATCTTCATATTACTGCCCGGCGTCACGTGCGTCTTCTCCGCCAAGGTCCTCGGGGCATCCATCTCCTTCTGGATTGAAAGGTTGCGAtgcctctcctcttctctttcccTTTCGTCCTTGCTCTATCGTGCTCTGCTGCGTTCCTGA
- the LOC101767436 gene encoding UDP-glycosyltransferase 73B4, with the protein MPLTQQQRERATAPPLHLVFVPFLARSHFAPLAAKAAAAADPCGEHGVSTAATTAAIVTTPHFAALAPPSVPVHVADFRCPGGHEDFSLLPDEASSGPAFFAAAESALAPALAAALRARDGPAAVVSDAVLYWAPRVARDCGVPHVTFHTIGAFAAAAMVAVHLHRPEVLPDPFVVPGGFPCPLKLRRAQVNEEALAHLPLFRAAEAESCAIAFNTFSALEADFAAYYQSQLVGRRKEVFLVGPTRAAAVSARTAERDPILQWLDGRPAGSVVYVCFGSTCALGESQLRELAAGLRASGRPFLCVIPAAGGEGGGGGTSREECASSHGMVVAGRWAPQAEILAHRAVGGFVTHCGWNSVLEAVCAGVPLATWPLRAEQFVNEAFLVEVLRVGVRVREGGLEAVVPADAVARTVGRLMGDGQGEEAAAAARRARSRELGAAARAAVAEGGSSCGDWARLVEELKALHGSKSDPPM; encoded by the coding sequence ATGCCGCTCACCCAGCAGCAGCGAGAACGCGCCACCGCGCCTCCACTTCACCTCGTCTTCGTGCCATTCCTGGCGCGCAGCCACTTCGCGCCCCTCGCGGCCaaggccgccgcagccgccgacCCCTGCGGAGAACACGGCGTCTCCACCGCGGCCACCACGGCCGCCATCGTCACCACGCCGCACTTCGCGGccctcgcgccgccgtccgTGCCGGTGCACGTGGCGGATTTCCGCTGCCCGGGCGGGCACGAGGACTTCTCCCTGCTCCCGGACGAGGCATCCTCCGGGCCGGCCTTCTTCGCCGCCGCGGAGTccgcgctggcgccggcgcTCGCGGCCGCCCTCCGCGCCCGCGACGGGCCAGCGGCGGTCGTCTCGGACGCCGTGCTCTACTGGGCCCCGCGGGTCGCGCGCGACTGCGGCGTGCCGCACGTCACGTTCCACACCATCGGCGccttcgccgcggccgccatggTCGCGGTCCACCTCCACCGCCCCGAGGTCCTCCCGGACCCGTTCGTCGTCCCCGGCGGGTTCCCGTGCCCCCTCAAGCTGCGCAGGGCGCAGGTCAACGAGGAGGCTCTGGCGCACCTCCCGCTCTtccgcgccgccgaggccgagagCTGCGCCATCGCGTTCAACACCTTCTCGGCGCTCGAGGCCGACTTCGCCGCCTACTACCAGAGCCAGCTCGTCGGGCGCCGCAAGGAGGTGTTCCTCGTCGGccccacgcgcgccgccgctgtctCTGCCCGCACCGCCGAGCGGGACCCCATCCTGCAGTGGCTCGACGGCCGCCCGGCGGGGTCGGTGGTGTACGTGTGCTTCGGGAGCACGTGCGCGCTGGGCGAGAGCCAGCTCCGCGAGCTTGCCGCCGGGCTGCGCGCGTCCGGCCGGCCGTTCCTCTGTGTGATCCcggcggccggaggggagggtgggggcggcggcacgTCTCGGGAGGAGTGCGCGTCCAGCCACGGCATGGTGGTGGCCGGGCGGTGGGCGCCGCAGGCGGAGATCCTGGCGCACCGCGCCGTGGGCGGGTTCGTGACCCACTGCGGCTGGAACTCGGTGCTGGAGGCCGTCTGCGCCGGCGTGCCACTCGCGACGTGGCCGCTCCGCGCCGAGCAGTTTGTGAACGAGGCGTTCCTCGTGGAGGTGCTCCGCGTGGGGGTGCGGGTGCGCGAGGGGGGCCTGGAGGCCGTGGTGCCGGCCGACGCGGTGGCGCGCACCGTGGGGAGGCTCATGGGCGACGGCcaaggcgaggaggcggccgcggcggcgaggagggccaGGTCCAGGGAGCTCGGCGCCGCGGCGCGTGCGGCGGTAGCTGAGGGCGGCTCGTCTTGCGGTGACTGGGCACGGCTGGTAGAAGAGCTCAAGGCGTTGCACGGTAGCAAGAGTGATCCACCGATGTGA
- the LOC101767836 gene encoding BTB/POZ domain-containing protein At1g63850 isoform X2, protein MSLRKRQRSASSSRLAAFCSPPSPPPPSSSSASRPDSLSFPNADLLLRLHLDPSSPDDADAEPYPDCHLAAAAGTFLDLHVSSSSLLRSRYFAALLSDRWSPSPFPPAGGRLSLAVVASPSCSRPFHAHVEVLRLLHTLDFAGAIRSPGDALDLLPVALQLLFDACVEACIRFLEAVPWSEDEEARVIDLAPLLPADEAADLLARVSPPPVATGPTSAAGEAARSPSEAMLHGLIHSAIHGHPVHAATKAFVAMLLKDYPSRDCVHKVLDEAFQSRLETVKELMGKYASPDFRVAVDSDEREAIQRLNLHSAVLNVKHLYWLIERMVDLRVADNAVTLWSDQVALATDLQKLLSDADMWRNMTPGLPVLVTRCTLRLANSVVTGETLVPRQEQFQ, encoded by the exons ATGTCCCTCCGCAAGCGCCAGCGCTCGGCCAGCAGCTCCCGCCTCGCCGCCTtctgctcgccgccgtcccctccccctccctcctcctcttccgccTCCCGCCCCGACTCGCTCTCCTTCCCCAacgccgacctcctcctccgcctccaccttgACCCCTCTTCccccgacgacgccgacgctgaGCCGTACCCCGActgccacctcgccgccgccgccggaaccttCCTCGACCTGCACGTCTCGTCCTCGTCCCTCCTCCGTTCGCGCTACTTCGCCGCCCTCCTCTCCGACCGCTGGTCCCCGTCCCCGTTCCCCCCGGCGGGTGGCCGTCTCTCCCTCGCTGTGGTGGCGTCCCCCTCGTGCTCCCGCCCATTCCACGCCCACGTCGAGgtgctccgcctcctccacaCGCTCGACTTCGCGGGCGCCATCCGCTCCCCCGGCGATGCCCTCGACCTCCTCCCCGTCGCGCTCCAGCTCCTCTTTGACGCCTGCGTCGAGGCTTGCATCCGCTTCCTCGAGGCGGTGCCCTGgtccgaggacgaggaggcccgCGTCATCGACCTCGccccgctcctccccgccgatGAGGCAGCCGACCTGCTCGCCAGGGTCTCCCCTCCCCCCGTCGCCACTGGTCCCACTTCCGCTGCGGGGGAGGCCGCCAGGTCGCCCTCCGAGGCCATGCTGCACGGCCTGATCCACTCGGCGATCCATGGCCACCCCGTCCACGCTGCCACCAAGGCGTTCGTCGCGATGCTCCTCAAGGACTACCCGTCGCGGGACTGCGTCCACAAGGTGCTCGACGAGGCATTTCAGTCGCGCCTGGAGACAGTCAAGGAGCTCATGGGGAAGTACGCCAGCCCGGACTTCAGGGTCGCTGTGGACAGTGACGAACGCGAGGCCATACAGAGGCTGAACCTGCATTCTGCAGTGTTGAATGTGAAGCACCTGTATTggctcatcgagaggatggTCGATCTGAGGGTGGCGGATAATGCGGTGACGCTGTGGAGTGATCAGGTTGCCCTGGCTACTGATTTGCAGAAGTTGCTGAGTGATGCGGACATGTGGAGGAACATGACGCCTGGGCTTCCGGTGCTTGTGACCAGATGCACACTCAGGCTCGCCAATTCAGTTGTCACTGGGGAGACTCTGGTACCTCGGCAG GAGCAATTCCAATAA
- the LOC101766347 gene encoding random slug protein 5, whose translation MFRRKHASHFNSSDTEQREAKINELKSALGPLSARCEKYCSEACLTRYLEARNWNVAKSKKMLEESLKWRAAYRPEDIRWPDVSVEAETGKMYRANFRDKEGRTVVIMRPTKENTTSHDGQIRFLVYVLENAILNLHEGQEKMVWLIDFTGWTMAHATPIKTARECTSILQNYYPERLATAFLFNPPKVFETFYKAVKYFLDPRSIEKLNFVYLKDEESMKVLYSCIDPEVLPVEFGGRKNVVYNHEDYSKLMLEDDIKTSSFWADDAKPVNHVARGTLVADVTPQSSVIAAKAS comes from the exons ATGTTCAGGAGAAAGCATGCCTCTCATTTCAACTCAAGTGATACTGAGCAGCGAGAAGCAAAG ATAAATGAATTAAAATCTGCACTTGGACCTCTGTCTGCCCGCTGTGAGAAGTACTGCAGTGAAGCTTGTTTGACAAGATACCTTGAAGCCCGGAACTGGAATGTTGCCAAGTCGAAAAAAATGCTGGAAGAAAGCCTCAAGTGGAGGGCAGCTTATAGGCCGGAGGATATTCGCTGG CCTGATGTTTCTGTTGAAGCGGAAACCGGCAAAATGTACAGGGCAAATTTTCGAGATAAAGAGGGGAGAACGGTTGTTATTATGAGACCTACAAAGGAG AATACAACATCCCATGACGGGCAAATCCGGTTCCTTGTGTATGTTTTGGAGAACGCTATCCTGAACCTGCATGAAGGTCAAGAGAAAATGGTATGGCTGATAGACTTCACAGGATGGACAATGGCCCATGCCACGCCTATAAAAACTGCCAGAGAATGTAcaagcatcctgcaaaattaTTACCCTGAGAGGCTGGCCACTGCATTTCTGTTTAATCCCCCAAAAGTATTTGAAACCTTTTACAAG GCTGTCAAATATTTCCTTGACCCAAGATCGATCGAGAAGCTGAACTTCGTGTACCTGAAGGATGAGGAGAGCATGAAGGTCCTGTACAGTTGCATTGATCCCGAGGTACTTCCTGTAGAGTTCGGGGGAAGGAAGAATGTGGTGTACAACCATGAGGACTACTCCAAGCTGATGCTGGAAGATGACATCAAAACCTCAAGCTTCTGGGCAGATGACGCAAAACCTGTTAACCATGTTGCCAGAGGGACCTTGGTTGCTGATGTTACACCTCAGTCGTCCGTAATTGCCGCTAAAGCCAGTTGA
- the LOC101767027 gene encoding proline-rich protein 12, whose protein sequence is MDMLDHSDDEEEQGRHATSSSSGRRPGSRFGARRQKRRPGGSDQHRLLMDSVGGSGGDGDGASEETVPLPDYERLSQSARLPDDPLDDDAKNPPPAPLAPEQPQKTPAKQGASPPQPPPPPPPATQPQQQKPAAWRLIEYVRSRHKSGGAGAAAGCGAASDGDSRSSEDGDDGGEGKKDKAKKKKRSSWLPDPDRRWPVQGFY, encoded by the coding sequence ATGGACATGCTGGATCACTCggacgatgaggaggagcagGGACGGCACgctaccagcagcagcagcggcaggaggCCAGGCTCCAGGTtcggcgcgcggcggcagaAGCGGAGGCCCGGCGGCAGCGATCAGCACCGGCTGCTCATGGACAgcgtcggcggcagcggcggcgacggggacggcgcgTCGGAGGAGACCGTGCCGCTGCCGGACTACGAGCGCCTGTCCCAGTCGGCGCGCCTCCCCGACGACCCTCTTGACGACGATGCCAAGaacccgccgccggctccgctgGCGCCGGAGCAGCCGCAGAAGACGCCGGCCAAGCAGGGGGCGtccccgccgcagccgcctcctcctccgccgccggcaacgcagccgcagcagcagaagccggcggcgtggaggctGATCGAGTATGTGCGGTCCAGGCACAAGTcaggcggcgccggggccgctGCCGGGTGCGGCGCCGCGTCGGATGGCGATTCGAGGAGCTCTGAGgatggcgacgacggcggcgagggaaAGAAGGACAAGgctaagaagaagaagcggtCGTCGTGGCTGCCGGACCCCGACCGCCGGTGGCCGGTGCAGGGCTTCTACTAG